A segment of the Lycium ferocissimum isolate CSIRO_LF1 chromosome 5, AGI_CSIRO_Lferr_CH_V1, whole genome shotgun sequence genome:
GGTGGGATTGACTCTGATTAGTGAAGACATTTCCCTACTTATGTTATTTCTAATTTAAATAATCTCCATCTATTCAGTggattcaaacaaaaaaaaaatgatatcaaaCCAGTAAGTATTTTAATTGGAACTGACCTAAATAAACGAAAACGACGGGATATTATAAGTGGCAGAATAATTTACTGTCACGATCTACTAATATTAAATCTTTGTCGTTTTGAAGGGGTGCAtattataatttaaaagaatCTTATATATCAgaataaaagagagaaaaataatacAACTTCACATGCACATTCTTACTAAAATCAATCAGCCTTTGTCTAAGTAAATGACCAGGCACCTAAATGCAAGATTCTTGTCAAATTTCCTTACTAACAAAACCACCATTATCACCAAGCTGCAACCTTTACTACTATTACTAATACCCCATGGAATGCTCATTTGAGAAATCTCTTAAAAATTGGTCAATACTATAAAGCACTCATTCTTTACCATCAAATGCTTTAATCTAGAGCCACTCCAAATGCCTTCACTTTCCCTTCGCTCACCAACATTACGAAACGTAGCTATAGTTTGTGTATTAACAAAACATAGCTACAATTATGTATCAGACAGAAAATTGTATCAAACGGGTATCAGTTCTATCAAAGAAGTATCATATGTATCGGTATAATTAGCTGAAATCGCGCAAAAGAGCTGTATCAGCGCTGATAGctacatttcatttttttatttttttttgaaactataACTATATTTCGTAAATACAATCTAAATTTTTGTCACGTTACGTATTTTCCCTACTATAAAATGCACTGAAAATCAATCAATCACCCTTTGTCTAATCCAAGTAAATGACCAGACACCTCCACCTCGTACCTCTTCACAAAAATACCAAGTTCTTGTCACATTTCCACACTAACAAAACCACCATCATCACCAAATCTGCAACCTTTACTACTACTACAACTACCCCATGGAATACCCATTTAAGAAATCTCTCAAAAAATGGTCAACATTACAAAGCACTCATTCTTTACCATCAAATGCTCCAATTTGGAAATACCCCAAATGCcttcactttcccttttgctCTCAAATCTTCAGCTTTTCTTTCCATTCCCATCACTGGAAAACAAATCCATTGCCATGTTATCAAGTTGGGGTGTAAATATGAGCCTTTTGTTCAAACAGCTTTGATCTCCATGTACTGTAAATGTAACTTAACTGAACTTGCACGGAAGGTGTTCGATGAAATGCCTGAAAGAAATCTTACTGTTTGTTATAATGCTTTGATTTCTGGGTATGTTCAGAATAGTGATTTCTTAAATGGGTTTTCGTTGTTTAATGAAATGAGGCTGAGAGGAGTGGAGTTTAATGCGGTTACTATTTTGGGATTGGTTCCAGCTTTAACTGATCCTGAGTGTTTGTTTTTGGGAATGTGTTTGCATTGTTTGAATGTTAAGTGTGGATTGGATAATGATTTGGCTATTGCAAACTGTTTGTTGACAATGTACGTGCGTTGCGCGTGCATGGAGTTAGCGAGGAAGTTGTTTGATCACATACCGGAGAAGGGGTTGATCACATGGAACGCGATGATCTCAGGATACGCGCAAAATGGGTTGGCTGCAGAAGTTTTGGAGCTTTATCATGAGATGGATTCATTGCAGGTAGGGGTGTCAAAGGGGCTGGGTGGACTAGATTTGGGCAGGTCAAAATGGGATGAGTGAATGACCCGTCCAAAAGTTACATGGCCTAGATGGTCTAAAACGCGGGTCATACCTCAACCCACCCAGTCCTTACTAAGTTTTATTTTCTTCGTttgattttttataattttttaagtatctaataattatttttttaattatggctacatataacatatcagattaaaaaaatatctttttggaaatatttttatAAGATTGTTATGTGTCAATTTGGGCTACATAAATCAGCCCAATTTTTAGATGAGTTGAAATGGGTTGAGCTAATAAATGGGTGGGTCAATAATCCCGCCCAAACTTGAACAGGTTGGTGGTTTATGTTTTCATGGGCTAATTTTGCCACTCCTAATTGCAGGTGAATCCTGATGCGGTGACATTTGTTGGGGTTTTATCAGCTTGTGCTAATCTTGGTAATCAAATGATTGGTTTTGAGGTGGAACAAAAAATTAAGTCCAGTGGTATGAGGTTTAATGTATTCTTGAAGAATGCTCTAATAAATATGTATGCCAGATGTGGCAATTTGGCGAAAGCTTGGACTATTTTCGATGAGATGCCGGAGAGAAACTTGGTTTCTTGGACAGCAATAATAGGGGGGTACGGAATACACGGGCTCGGAAAAACTGCTGTGGAACTTTTCGATAAGATGATCGAGACTGGCATTCGACCTGATGGAACGGTGTTTGTCAGTGTTCTGTCTGCTTGTAGTCATGCAGGGTTGACTAAAAAGGGCTTAAATTATCTTGACTTAATGAAGAGGGAGTATGGGTTGAAGCCACGGTCTGAGCACTattcttgtgttgtggatttaTTAGGTCGTGTTGGTAGACTTGATGAAGCTCGGAAACTTATTGAATCAATGGAAGTTGAACCCGATGGTGCTGTATGGGGTGCTCTTTTGGGTGCTTGCAAGATCCACAAAAATGTTGAACTTGCAGAAATAGCTTTTAAGAAGGTTGTTGAGCTTGAGCCGACAAACATAGGCTATTACGTGCTACTTTCCAATATCTACACAGAGGCGAATAATTCAGAAGGTATATTAAGAGTTAGATTGATGATGAGAGAACGAAAGCTCAAAAAGGATCCAGGTTATAGCTATTTTGAGTGTAAAGGGAAAACTCACCTCTTTGTGGCTGGCGATAGAAGTCATCCTCAAACAAAAGAGATATACAAAATGTTAAATAGATTGGAGCATGGAGGAGCAaacaaaaatgatcaaaatcAAAAACCTCCTAATATAATGGGTGTGCATAGTGAACGTTTGGCAATTGCGTTTGCTCTATTGAACACTGAAATAGGGACTGAGATTCTTGTTATAAAGAACTTGAGAATATGTGGCGACTGTCACTCGTTTGTAAAGCGGGTCAGCAAAATTGTTGATCGGTTATTCGTGGTCAGAGATGCCACCCGTTTCCACCATTTTAGAAACGGTACATGTTCTTGTAACGATTATTGGTGACTGGTCAGACTGGTGCAACTTTGCTTTCATCAAGTCCTCGGGATCTCAATTGAACCCAACATATGCCTCATGCAAAGGATCATACTATGTCAAAGGTTTAACCTCTTCTGAGTTGGTCTATATATAAGAAAGCATGCATTCACCAGAAATTGGAAAGTTGAGTGACCATGAGATATGAATTGTCAATTGTCGTTACAGATGAAAGTGGATATAGGTTGGTTCCTTGCTACTGGCCCTGAGCAGGAAAGTGAGCTCCTCTCAGGTGGATcgagaatttgaagtttatgagttccTACAACAATAGATATTTAGTTTTcttaatacatatacaaagtCTAGACAAATACTTTTGGGTTCACGTGAACCCATAAGTTACGTGGTCGACCCGCCTCCTGGATACTGTCAACATTAATACAAGTTTCTCAGTTGCTTGACTCtattctctttcaaaagtttgcatcacaagaaaataagggcaaacaAGGGAACAACTTTTGAGAAATATGTATTTGGATGTTTGATGGAGGCATCTCTAGCTTCCCTGAGCACAAGTTTTAGGGGCAAgcatcttgattttttttttactatcttTCAAGGAGGAACACGAATTTGGTTAACTTCTAGAACCTTAACAGTTG
Coding sequences within it:
- the LOC132057489 gene encoding putative pentatricopeptide repeat-containing protein At3g11460, mitochondrial, whose amino-acid sequence is MTRHLHLVPLHKNTKFLSHFHTNKTTIITKSATFTTTTTTPWNTHLRNLSKNGQHYKALILYHQMLQFGNTPNAFTFPFALKSSAFLSIPITGKQIHCHVIKLGCKYEPFVQTALISMYCKCNLTELARKVFDEMPERNLTVCYNALISGYVQNSDFLNGFSLFNEMRLRGVEFNAVTILGLVPALTDPECLFLGMCLHCLNVKCGLDNDLAIANCLLTMYVRCACMELARKLFDHIPEKGLITWNAMISGYAQNGLAAEVLELYHEMDSLQVNPDAVTFVGVLSACANLGNQMIGFEVEQKIKSSGMRFNVFLKNALINMYARCGNLAKAWTIFDEMPERNLVSWTAIIGGYGIHGLGKTAVELFDKMIETGIRPDGTVFVSVLSACSHAGLTKKGLNYLDLMKREYGLKPRSEHYSCVVDLLGRVGRLDEARKLIESMEVEPDGAVWGALLGACKIHKNVELAEIAFKKVVELEPTNIGYYVLLSNIYTEANNSEGILRVRLMMRERKLKKDPGYSYFECKGKTHLFVAGDRSHPQTKEIYKMLNRLEHGGANKNDQNQKPPNIMGVHSERLAIAFALLNTEIGTEILVIKNLRICGDCHSFVKRVSKIVDRLFVVRDATRFHHFRNGTCSCNDYW